Below is a window of Aphelocoma coerulescens isolate FSJ_1873_10779 chromosome 29, UR_Acoe_1.0, whole genome shotgun sequence DNA.
AGAGTTTTGTTCTGATTTTCCAGGACTGCCACTCGATTTTCCAAACATTTCACGTACTCCTTCTTCTTCCTACGGCATTCCCGGGCAGCTTCTCTGCAACAGACAAGCAGAGTTCTGTATTTTAGAGGTGAGATCTGTTTTCTGAACGTCACAATACTGACCAATACGAGAGAGCTGGAACTGCAGTGAGGAACAAAACCAAGCCAAAACTGCCCGAGGAGAGCAGGAAATGCAGCAGGATCTGCTAACACACATGGCAGCCAATCTGCAGGGGAAACCCAATTTTGGCTTCTCCACACTGTGAGACTCAAGGGAGCATGTCTGGGTCACGATTTCCAGTGTTTGGGTCACAATCTCCCACAAGCCCAGGCGTGCTCAGGTGGGGAAGGAGCACCAAGGCCAAGCGGCCAAGGGCACCTGGGCTGTACCAGCCATGGTGTGGcacaggaccagggcagggattgccCCCCTGTGCTGGACACTCTTGAGGCCCCTCCAGTTCTGGAGCCTCACTGCAAGAGAAATATGGACGGGCTGGAGCGTATCCAGAACAGGGAATGGAGctagggaaggggctggagcagcaaaaGGGTCTGGAGaactcctgagggagctgggggggactcagcctggggaaaaggaggctcaggggggaccttgtggctctgcacaagtccctgacaggagggggcagccgggggggtcgggctctactcccagggaacagggacaggatgagaggaaacggcctcaagctgtaccaggggaggttcaggtgggacaccaggaggaatttccccatggaaagggtgctcaggccttggcaggggctgcccagggaggtttggagtgcccatccctggaggtgtcacTCAGGGGtggactggacgtggcactcagtgctctggtggAGATCTGTCACGGGTTGGACTTTATGATCCTGGAAGTCTCTTCCACGATCTCGGCACATGAAACTCACCAAGGCGAGCAGCTCAGGTGCACTCACGTACCTGTTCTTCATCAGCCTGATCTCTCGTTTCAGCTGTGGATCATCCGTCTTGCTCGTCTGTGACGTCAGAGTGACGGGGGACGTCATCACCACGGtctggggcagggaggaggtggTGGGCGTGGTGCGGATCTGGTAGGTCTGCATGTCTCCAGAGGCAGCTGGGGGACACCAAACGGGGCAGCGTTAGCAGGTGACACTCACGGGGACAGGGGTGTAACCAGGCCCCCAGGGGGTACTCACTCTGCACCACCACCTGGTTGCTGGGCACCAGGATCTGCTGCCCATCCGAGGTCTGGGCGTACTGCAGGATGGTGGTcccgggctgggagctgctggcgtTGGCCATGGTCAGTGTCTGAAGCCCCTGCACCCCgtccggccccggccccgccagctGCAGCCCGTTGGCTGCGATGGCAACTGTGAGGGAAGGCACATGGACAAGGGGATTTGGAGCTGTACACTACAAAACACAGGTAAATCACAGCATCCTGCAATGGGCTGGGACCTTAAAGACCCTCcagccccaccccctgccatggcagggacacctttcacacccccaggctgctccaagccccagtgtccagcctggccttggacactgccagggatccaggggcagccccagctgctctgggcaccctgtgccagggcctgcccaccctcccaggatGGAGAGGAGCAGGTGTGAAGCACCACCAACACCAAGTGGTAACATCAAAGGAACAAATCCTAATTTTTTGTACCTCTCTGATACCACAGGAGCCTTTAAGAGTGGcccactatatatatatatatatatatatgtatataggtGTCTTCACTGACATTTTGGGTTAAATCCAGCAAAGAACACTGCTGTGTGCTTCATACCAACACCCTTAAACGACTTAATgtgcaaaaattaaaattacaaagCACTGAGTTTATCTGAAGTCAGTGGATATCAGTTACTTCTATCTACTAACTTAGTACTGACTACTAGATAATAACCAACTTTTGTCCTTCATCTTACTCAAATATTTAACGAAATCTGTATTTTGAGGCAAGTTGAATAAAAACTGTGATGGTATTTTGGGTAACATACTGTACTGTCCAGTGCTTGTCTGGTAGATGGGTGTGGGAACAGACATGGAGGTGACAGTGGAGACTCCAGGACTTTCCTCATCTCCTTTTCTATCCCGTGTGTCTTCAGAAGAAAGATCTTTCaaaatttttctgtgaaaaaaggaGTTTGACATTTGACTACGCTCCTCACTTCAGTAAAATGATACAACTGAGTAAAATTACAGCTGGTGAACATTTTGCCCTGTACAAAATCCTACTGAGGCAAATTTCCAGTAAGTGGAGTCAAAGTTTCCTCACAGCAACGATGGCTCAGGATGTTCAGTACATGAACAGATTCACTGCGTGTTTCAAGGCAAAGGAAACAACCTGGAGGGCAGCAGAATATTGAAGAGCATGGGAAGAGGCTGTTGTTTTGGTTTCAAATAAAAACACCAAGTGCATCACACCCGTACCGGTAGGAGGGACGACGAGCCAAGATGCCTCGAGCCTTCTGTGAGGAGCCAATGCTGTCTGAGGAGTCCTGAGAATCCTCACTCTCAGATAAGGAAGATACCTGGTGAGAAAGGGAACAGGAACACCAGTGATGTATAAGACACACTGAAAGCACCTGAAATCTTTTATGTAGGAGAGGAGCAGTGGGGTTTGTTGCTGAGAATGTAAAAGTCCAATGAAAATAGTATTTAAGGCAGAAGTATATCAGGGAGTAAATATGCAAAGTACTATCTACAAATTTCTTTATTCCACTGTGTGCTCATCCAGTTCAAAGTGTTATTTTGTCTCTGATGCTCCTTATTAGcaaacaaaacatttatttgTTCTTATCTGTGTGCCTGTAACAGAGTCCAGAGGAatgcacagagctctgggaaaagCCTCTCACTGAAGTGCAGagacagagcaggaaaaaacctGCTCGTGtacttttttttgtattttttttgtactttttttccccccaacaaGGCCACAATGTTCATAAATTACAGAAAAGGAGTTAATCCAGTCAGTGGGGACTGTGCAAccagggggaaggaaaaggcaagAGACTAACAGAGACACGAGCACCAAGAAGCAGCCAATGCAGATGCTTGACTGCTTCCAGCAGTGACACATgttctcctctccctgctccgatgttacagcagggacagctgacAATCCCTTCCAGATTTGCTTCTCATGGCTTATCAGTTTAGTGTGGTATGAGGAGTGTGGGACAAGGATCAGGGACTAATTCCTGGGTTTTAGGGCAGCTCCTCCCTCGCCCGGCTGCTAGGGCAGTGGTTTCCCAGTGGAACTCCAGGTCCCCaagggctctgcagcagggactgAGTGGAGCAGGAACAGACTCACTGGAACTCCCTGGGTACCTCTCAGAAGGGACTCCTCTTACAAAAATCACATGGCAAGTGAGTAGGAGACACAAGCAGAGACTTGGGAGTTAGAGTATGAGAGAGCACCCAGCAGCTCACTCGCCTTCATGCAGCTCCACCTTTCCCAAACACTCATTTTTATCCACTACTGAATTATTCTGTTATTCCCCACTCCCCTGCTCTGGGTGTCAGATCCCACCTGACTGTCTGCCAAGGCACCAACTACAGAGCTGTGGGTTGGAGTTTTTAATAAAGGGAGGCAACATCAAATGGTTTCGTGTCGACTCCAAAGGTGACTTCCCACAAGGAATAATTTCAAGCCCAAATGAGGGATGTTGTGTCCCACAGGGCTGTCCTTGGATTGCTCACTGTCTCTTACAGCAGGGCACAAAGGCAGCCGAGTCAGAGAAGCCTCTGCGCATCTTTTCACATCTTCTCACCTACATAACTGCAGATTTGGGGTATTTAAAGCCATTCTGGAGTTACCTGCACGGTTTGCACCTGAGGGGAGTGGATCACAGAGGAGGACTGAGCTGTCTGAATGACTCCCTGGACCTGGACTTGCTCTCCAGGAAGCTGAACGACTGTGAGGGGAGCAGAACCTCTGAGAGACATCTACAACAGACCAAAAACCATCAGTGAAACCTTTGTGCCACAGGACTCAGGAAGTGCAACACGTGTAGGAAGACTGGTGGACAACCGGCATTAGCAACTGTATTTTAATTCTAATGAAGTCACAAAAGTACCTTTAGAGATGCAAATTTTTGAGACATTATTTGCATATGAAAAAGGCTGAAACAGTTTGTTATTTCCTTTGGTTGGAGAAAAATCAAATGTGGCATTATGTCACCTAATCAAATATGTGATATTATGTAACAtattaaaaacatgaaaatgcTTCAACTTCCTAGAGGGTTTGTAGTTTTGATGTTGAACTCGCGTGAGTCTTTGCACTTTAATCAATTTATATTGTTCACATTTCCATATATTCACAAACCAAAAATAATTCAAGTTATACATGTAGATGGTAAGTAAATAACCACTTTCCTCATCAAATTTCTTCGCTACTTTTATTCATCTGAAATACATGAGAAGATGAAGGGATCATtaaaatacacacacagagctgaacTTCCATTTAATGCTACTTTTGTATCATAACTCCCAATATTAAGGGACAATTAGAACTTTATATAAAAACAGATCAGGAAACCAGCCTGGAAACAAACCCCAGGAGACCTGCTGATATTCTCTCCTCTCCTATATCTAAATTTTGCATCAAAATCCCAATTGCCTCCACAGGATAAACAGTGGATGAGCTGCAAAACATtgctttttcccaggaaaaccctCCTGGAAGGATTCACTCTTTCACCAGTTCTAAAGGATTCAGGTTAAAGCTCTGACAGGGATGTTACCTTAGAGGAAGAATCTCAAATTTTCAACTTCAGATGGTTTATTATATTAAATACATTCATGTTGGGCTAAAATCCAAGTGTTTCCATGGTGCTGAGTACCCAGGATTGCTGCTACTACACAAAAGGAGCTGGAAGTGctttttctaaggaaaaaatgaaaccagGCCCTCATTTTACTCCTGAGCAGCTCCTGTGGTTGACTAACCCCAAATCTGGGCTGCACTTCTGCATTGTACAAAGACAAAAATCAGCTTTTTAACACTTTTTAATTAACTTTATGTCATCCACCATCaaacaaacacatttttcttagcctctttctgttttttcttctccatgtGCTTCTAAGAATGGATCTATAGTTTGCAGCACATAAAAATGGGCTCCGAACTCCCTGAAATGTTTGCTGAGATCCAGCCCAGGCTTTACCTGTTGAGCAATATGAGAGAGCTGAGCTGCCTGCAGGGTTGTACCTTGTACGGCTGAGGGCTGGGACgtaacagagctgctgctgccgccctTGTGCACCTCTTCCATCATCAGCTACGAGAAAACCAGTTAAATCCAGTTAGTAATGAATTTGGACAGCAGACAGATGCCCAGTTCCACCAGTGTTTTAGAACCTCAGTGCCTGATTCTTTTGGTCTCATTTGGACACGTTTAATGAGCTCTTTGCCCTCCAATGTCGCCATTATTGAGGCACAGCCCAGATTTTGTCACTTCCTATCAACACCCTGAGTCCTCCTGTGCCTCCTCAAGGGGACACGTGCGGAGGGACACGGTGGGACCTTGCCCTGCTCATCCCTGTGGCTTTGGGCAGGTGAAGCCccacacctggggtcacctccCGAGgcctgggaacagcaggagccCCAGCTGGGAACGGGAACAGGTTTGGTCTGTGCTGTAAAGGACAtacagaatcacggaatgggCTGGGTTGGGAGAGGCCTTAAAGCCCAttcagtcccaccccctgctacatgcagggacacctttcacacccccaggctgctcccagccctgtccaacctggccttggacactcctacggatccaggggcagccccagctgctctgggcaccctgtgccagggcctcaccatcctATTATAATCCCCTTAATATCCAattcctaatatcccatctaagcCTGCTCTCTTGCAGTTTGAAAGAAGATCCAGGAAGAAAACCAAGATTCTTTATACTAAAGAATATCTTTCTCTAAGTAAGATaatttccaaaaatattttagccAAGCCACCAGCCAAACCTATTTTAAACTATCTGAAGGTGtataaaaacaaaccagggaCGGAAATCAAAGTGAAGAGAACACAGTTTTGAATTTTAAGCCCTGCCAGAGTCACTCTGTCTTGATGTAATGCAGTCAGCAACACTTCTCTCATGTCTAAGATTTTATATTTAACTGTTCAACGTCTTGCCAGCATCCCCCCTCGGATTCTGGGGGATTCAGGGATGCACAAATGCAGGTTTCAGCTGGGGGGAGTGGGCGGACCAGCCTGGAGCATTAAAAGCTGATGGGTGAGTGTTAAACATTTTGTCACAGAAGGTTTGAAAGTGTTGAAAGGACAGTTGCTATGAGACTGGaaattacatttctttctgtggaaATGTGAGTCATTGATTTTTCCCTGCTGAGCCGAACCACAGCACGCAGCCCAATGAACGCTCCGAGGGGGAAGAGTCAGCCAAGAGCAGAGTCCTGCACCCTCACTGCTCTGAGGGGTCCCACCGCAGGACTC
It encodes the following:
- the ATF1 gene encoding cyclic AMP-dependent transcription factor ATF-1 isoform X1, producing MMEEVHKGGSSSSVTSQPSAVQGTTLQAAQLSHIAQQMSLRGSAPLTVVQLPGEQVQVQGVIQTAQSSSVIHSPQVQTVQVSSLSESEDSQDSSDSIGSSQKARGILARRPSYRKILKDLSSEDTRDRKGDEESPGVSTVTSMSVPTPIYQTSTGQYIAIAANGLQLAGPGPDGVQGLQTLTMANASSSQPGTTILQYAQTSDGQQILVPSNQVVVQTASGDMQTYQIRTTPTTSSLPQTVVMTSPVTLTSQTSKTDDPQLKREIRLMKNREAARECRRKKKEYVKCLENRVAVLENQNKTLIEELKTLKDLYCHKSV
- the ATF1 gene encoding cyclic AMP-dependent transcription factor ATF-1 isoform X2: MSLRGSAPLTVVQLPGEQVQVQGVIQTAQSSSVIHSPQVQTVQVSSLSESEDSQDSSDSIGSSQKARGILARRPSYRKILKDLSSEDTRDRKGDEESPGVSTVTSMSVPTPIYQTSTGQYIAIAANGLQLAGPGPDGVQGLQTLTMANASSSQPGTTILQYAQTSDGQQILVPSNQVVVQTASGDMQTYQIRTTPTTSSLPQTVVMTSPVTLTSQTSKTDDPQLKREIRLMKNREAARECRRKKKEYVKCLENRVAVLENQNKTLIEELKTLKDLYCHKSV